Proteins from one Malaya genurostris strain Urasoe2022 chromosome 2, Malgen_1.1, whole genome shotgun sequence genomic window:
- the LOC131431827 gene encoding multidrug resistance-associated protein 1-like produces the protein MTFEEFCGGPFWDDNLTWRPEDADLTFCFQRIILQWVPCFFLYVFTVYEAYRIASSRYRDIPWNWLNISKMLISFLLMVLSWIDLGMVVNYHNQADVFDVQILVAIFNAVAYIVTIVLYFFFRKYGIQSSGTIFIFWFLKAFFGIIQMRTEALLHAERDSPIGSTGGVIFAEYQFVSYTLQYSLICLILLLEVLPDRAPRYSDYPKMKNPSPELRSSFFVKLLFLYFDSFTWRGFRKPLTDDDMYDLNPEDTSREVVPPFDKYWNESVEKERRKQMAQDKKTGKVNLTYKPHGATNGSTLPAMVKAYGGPFWFAGLLQLAISGLQFASPYLMQELMANIAMQGPFWIGMIITFGLFATSLLIALFNGQYFRKTFLVGFRIRTGLISAIYRKALRMSSSAKKDTTVGEIVNLMSVDAQRFFELTSYLHVLWSAPLIIGLCIYLLYEILGPAVFAGLGVMVIMIPLTGYIAAKLRDLQVEQMRIKDERVKRMNEILSGIKVLKLYAWEPSFQKDIVSVRSDEISVLRGMAYYGAATFFVWSMAPFLVTLASFAVYVMVDENNVLDPSTAFVSLALFNILRFPLAMFPMMITFAMQAWVSVKRINKFMNSEELDPNNVTHNRSENALEIRDGTFSWGDDVPTLKNINLTMRKGQLSAVVGAVGTGKSTLISALLGELEKIKGTVNTDGQIAFVPQQAWIQNSTLRENILFGRQFDERKYNRVLECCALKPDLEMLPGGDSTEIGEKGINLSGGQKQRVSLARAVYADADIYLFDDPLSAVDAHVGKHIFEKVVGPDGMLVGRTRLLVTHGISFLPFVEDIFVMNDGEITEHGSYQQLLDQRGAFSEFLNQHLQELDEEDEELQIIQETLKDETSRNLVQRAMSVRSNKSNGSGGSKRKKKVSRQESRNSNKPLEVVQAQGTTLIEKEESATGAVSYAVYIKYFKAIGWNLGFWSIFFSVLNQASSIYGSFWLTDWSEDKEAATDTAVRDMYLGVYGGLGGLQSIALLVASITLALGCLKAANTMHNNLLESTLKMPMSFFDTTPLGRIMNRFSKDVDVADNTLPQSIRMWLLMFFAVIGVFIVIAISTPIFLAIVPVFLVIYYAIQKLYIATSRQLKRLESVTRSPIYSHFGESITGQSTIRAYGVQERFTQQSETRVDYNQVMSYPSIIANRWLALRLEIVGALVVFFAALFAMLARDTIGAATVGLSVTYALQISTVLSFLVRMTAEVETNIVAVERLEEYTVLPREAPWQKGQVDKAWPTEGKVNFSDFQIRYRDGLDLVIKGISLNVKGGEKIGIVGRTGAGKSSLTLGLFRIVEAAGGHIVIDGLDISQMGLHQLRSRLTIIPQDPVLFSGTLRMNVDPFRTYSDDQVWKALELAHLKVFVKGLDAGLDHDIAENGENLSVGQRQLICLARAILRKTKVLILDEATAAVDLETDDLIQKTIRTEFSDCTILTIAHRLNTILDSDRVLVLDKGLVAECDTPHALLTDKNTIFYGMAKNAGIVS, from the exons ATGACATTCGAGGAGTTCTGTGGAGGTCCTTTTTGG GACGATAACCTAACCTGGCGACCGGAGGATGCCGATCTGACATTCTGCTTTCAGCGAATAATTCTTCAGTGGGTGCCATGTTTTTTCCTGTACGTCTTCACCGTGTACGAAGCGTACCGAATAGCGAGCAGCCGTTATCGCGATATTCCCTGGAATTGGTTAAACATTTCCAAAATGCTCATTTCCTTCCTGCTGATGGTTCTATCGTGGATAGATCTCGGAATGGTGGTCAACTACCACAATCAGGCGGATGTGTTTGACGTACAGATCTTGGTTGCCATCTTCAATGCCGTTGCCTAT ATAGTTACCATTGTGCTGTACTTCTTCTTCCGTAAATACGGTATTCAAAGTTCCGGAACGATCTTCATCTTCTGGTTCCTGAAGGCCTTCTTCGGAATTATTCAGATGAGAACCGAGGCATTGCTACATGCGGAACGTGATTCACCGATCGGTTCCACCGGCGGCGTTATCTTCGCCGAATATCAATTTGTCAGTTACACTCTGCAATACTCATTGATTTGTTTGATTTTACTGCTGGAAGTCCTACCGGACCGAGCCCCGCGCTACAGTGACTATCCGAAGATGAAAAACCCCAGTCCCGAATTGAGGTCTAGCTTTTTCGTGAAGCTACTGTTTCTCTACTTCGATTCCTTCACTTGGCGTGGATTCCGGAAGCCTCTCACCGATGACGATATGTACGACCTGAATCCGGAGGACACCTCCCGGGAGGTTGTTCCACCGTTCGACAAGTACTGGAACGAAAGTGTCGAGAAGGAAAGACGCAAACAAATGGCTCAGGATAAAAAGACCGGGAAGGTGAATCTTACGTACAAACCGCACGGTGCAACCAACGGATCTACGCTACCGGCAATGGTGAAGGCTTACGGTGGACCATTTTGGTTTGCCGGGTTACTTCAGCTGGCAATTTCCGGGTTGCAGTTTGCTTCACCCTATCTGATGCA GGAACTGATGGCTAACATCGCAATGCAAGGACCGTTCTGGATTGGAATGATCATCACGTTCGGTCTTTTTGCCACGTCACTGTTGATTGCACTGTTCAATGGACAGTACTTCCGAAAGACATTCCTGGTGGGATTCCGAATTCGTACCGGCCTGATCAGTGCCATCTACAGGAAAGCACTGCGAATGTCCAGTTCGGCTAAGAAGGATACAACGGTGGGGGAAATTGTCAATCTGATGTCAGTTGACGCGCAACGATTCTTCGAATTGACATCGTATCTACATGTACTGTGGTCAGCTCCGTTGATTATCGGTCTCTGTATCTATCTGCTGTACGAAATTTTGGGACCAGCGGTGTTTGCCGGATTAGGTGTTATGGTCATTATGATCCCCTTGACCGGATACATTGCCGCCAAATTGCGAGACCTGCAGGTCGAACAGATGCGCATCAAAGACGAACGTGTAAAGAGAATGAACGAAATTCTCAGTGGCATAAAAGTGCTGAAACTGTACGCCTGGGAACCGAGCTTCCAGAAGGATATCGTCAGCGTTCGATCGGACGAAATTAGCGTACTTCGAGGCATGGCCTACTACGGTGCAGCAACGTTTTTCGTCTGGAGCATGGCGCCTTTCCTCGTGACGTTGGCGTCGTTTGCGGTTTACGTTATGGTTGACGAGAACAATGTCCTGGATCCATCGACTGCATTCGTGTCGCTTGCATTGTTCAACATTCTACGGTTTCCGTTGGCCATGTTCCCGATGATGATCACCTTCGCGATGCAGGCTTGGGTGTCGGTCAAGCGAATCAATAAGTTCATGAACAGCGAAGAGTTGGATCCGAACAATGTGACGCACAACCGAAGTGAAAATGCACTGGAAATCCGGGATGGTACCTTCTCCTGGGGTGATGACGTCCCAACGCTGAAGAACATTAATTTGACAATGCGAAAGGGACAACTGTCGGCAGTGGTAGGCGCAGTGGGAACCGGAAAGAGTACGTTGATTTCCGCCTTGCTCGGTGAGTTGGAGAAGATCAAAGGAACGGTCAACACGGACGGACAGATCGCTTTTGTACCGCAGCAGGCGTGGATTCAGAATTCGACACTACGGGAAAATATTCTGTTCGGTAGACAATTTGACGAACGGAAGTACAATCGTGTGCTGGAATGTTGTGCCCTGAAGCCGGACTTGGAAATGCTTCCGGGAGGAGACTCGACCGAAATCGGCGAGAAAGGTATCAACCTCTCGGGAGGACAGAAGCAACGTGTTTCCTTGGCCAGAGCCGTTTACGCCGATGCTGACATCTATCTGTTCGATGATCCACTCAGTGCAGTCGATGCTCACGTTGGAAAGCATATTTTCGAGAAGGTGGTTGGTCCCGACGGTATGTTGGTGGGCAGGACACGGCTTCTGGTAACGCACGGAATTTCCTTTCTTCCCTTCGTGGAAGACATTTTCGTGATGAACGATGGAGAGATCACGGAACATGGTTCGTATCAACAGCTGCTGGATCAGAGAGGAGCATTCTCCGAGTTTCTCAATCAACACCTACAGGAACTGGACGAGGAAGACGAAGAGCTGCAAATCATTCAGGAAACTCTGAAGGACGAAACTTCTCGGAACCTGGTACAGCGGGCCATGTCCGTCCGATCGAACAAATCCAATGGCAGCGGCGGAAGCAAAAGGAAAAAGAAGGTTAGCCGACAGGAATCTCGAAACAGTAACAAACCACTGGAAGTGGTCCAGGCGCAGGGAACTACCCTCATCGAAAAAGAAGAATCGGCTACCGGTGCCGTTAGCTATGCCGTTTACATAAAATACTTCAAGGCGATCGGCTGGAATCTTGGTTTCTGGTCCATTTTCTTCAGTGTGCTCAATCAAGCTTCGTCCATCTACGGAAGCTTTTGGCTGACGGATTGGTCCGAAGACAAGGAGGCTGCAACCGATACGGCCGTTCGTGACATGTATCTTGGTGTGTACGGAGGTTTAGGTGGACTACAGTCGATTGCTTTGCTTGTCGCGTCCATCACACTTGCCCTCGGGTGTCTGAAAGCGGCCAATACTATGCACAACAACCTGCTGGAGAGCACACTGAAGATGCCGATGTCTTTCTTCGATACAACTCCACTTGGTAGAATCATGAATCGCTTCTCCAAAGATGTTGACGTAGCGGACAACACTCTACCGCAGTCTATCCGGATGTGGCTGTTGATGTTCTTCGCTGTGATTGGTGTGTTTATTGTGATTGCCATATCCACTCCGATATTCCTGGCGATTGTTCCGGTGTTCCTCGTCATTTACTATGCCATTCAAAAACTATACATCGCCACTTCTCGGCAACTGAAGCGGTTGGAATCGGTTACCAGAAGTCCAATCTATTCACATTTCGGTGAAAGCATCACCGGACAGTCAACCATTCGTGCGTACGGAGTTCAGGAACGTTTCACCCAACAATCGGAAACACGGGTGGACTACAATCAGGTGATGTCCTACCCCAGTATCATAGCGAACCGGTGGTTAGCACTTCGGTTGGAAATAGTCGGAGCGTTGGTTGTGTTCTTTGCTGCCCTGTTTGCAATGCTGGCCAGGGATACGATTGGGGCAGCCACGGTTGGACTTTCGGTAACCTATGCACTACAGATTTCCACCGTTTTGAGTTTCCTTGTACGGATGACTGCCGAAGTGGAGACCAATATTGTCGCTGTCGAGCGGTTGGAAGAGTACACGGTGCTACCAAGGGAAGCCCCCTGGCAGAAGGGCCAAGTTGACAAAGCGTGGCCTACGGAAGGTAAAGTGAACTTTTCCGATTTCCAAATTCGCTACCGGGATGGGTTGGATCTGGTCATCAAAGGCATTTCATTGAACGTCAAGGGAGGAGAAAAGATCGGCATCGTGGGCAGAACGGGAGCCGGCAAGTCGAGCCTAACACTGGGACTCTTTCGTATCGTGGAAGCGGCCGGTGGCCACATTGTGATTGATGGTTTGGACATTTCGCAGATGGGACTCCATCAATTGCGCAGTCGATTAACGATCATTCCGCAGGATCCGGTGCTGTTCTCCGGCACTCTTCGTATGAACGTTGATCCATTCCGGACGTATTCCGATGATCAAGTGTGGAAAGCGTTGGAGTTGGCACATTTGAAAGTGTTTGTCAAAGGACTTGATGCTGGATTGGATCACGACATTGCCGAAAACGGTGAAAATCTTTCCGTTGGCCAAAGACAACTCATTTGCCTGGCGAGAGCCATTCTGAGAAAGACAAAAGTTCTCATACTGGATGAAGCAACTGCTGCCGTGGATTTGGAAACGGATGATCTGATTCAG AAAACCATCCGAACGGAATTCAGTGACTGCACCATCCTAACCATTGCCCATAGGTTGAACACGATATTGGATTCGGATCGGGTGTTGGTTTTGGACAAGGGACTCGTTGCCGAATGTGACACTCCACATGCGCTACTCACTGACAAGAACACCATCTTCTACGGAATGGCCAAAAATGCAGGGATTGTAAGCTAG